The Candidatus Poribacteria bacterium genome window below encodes:
- a CDS encoding PEGA domain-containing protein — protein MRKIVTAFIVSLFLLISWHSFAERLPVIELIQPISSRGVKGILEYRTTAKTIKIVGVASSDSDVVEVTINGIPARISKTTSRDLILTQVARKRSVRFEGEISLSQDRRSEIHILAKDARGHENRKVVVVIREEITSSSDLGRRWALIIGIEDYEDPNIADLSYSVDDAKLLYEILTDPSRGGFDPECVRLLTDDAEDPSLKPTRRNILRALKNWLSRTKPEDTVLFYFSGHGVADERGRNYLVAIDSTLDLLEDTAVSMRRVNELLSDRKVIKARKIIAILDTCHSGARVGSKAVGELGQVLDPLFTKAEGRITLASCGIDEQSFEDPQRGHGVFTYYLVEGLKGEADVDLDGVISATEVSNYVFNAVREWAWRHGRKQTPRRESNLAGEIWLARDPNVRMRRLERMHKSGKMTDDEYSEALALLGKDRSKLTDIEMTCLRALEDLLSGRTTLETYRLIVMRAKGLGVLRIETDPPGAAVFLNGRYVGVTPRKVSGQRKGEYDLELTKDGFVPIRMKIRLRAGEMKRINQKLVRFGHVQVVSSPRGAKIMLDGKDTGKLTPATLELPPGRYRIGVTLPGEPEREKEVLVKSGSSAEVNFDLIQKGYGELIIDADPWAEVFLDGKKVGYTPLWLKRITSGRHKLRFANPNHPDIEREITLRRGEVGRVKVKF, from the coding sequence ATGAGGAAAATCGTAACGGCTTTTATCGTCTCGCTTTTCCTCTTGATCTCATGGCATTCCTTTGCCGAGCGACTCCCCGTCATCGAGCTTATCCAACCCATAAGCTCAAGGGGAGTCAAGGGCATATTGGAGTATCGAACGACGGCGAAGACCATCAAAATCGTGGGCGTTGCCTCCAGCGACTCGGACGTGGTCGAGGTCACGATTAACGGAATCCCCGCTCGGATATCGAAAACCACCTCCAGGGACCTGATTCTAACCCAGGTCGCCCGAAAGAGGTCAGTTCGCTTTGAAGGGGAGATCTCCCTATCTCAAGATAGGAGATCAGAGATACACATATTAGCAAAGGATGCCAGAGGTCACGAAAATCGGAAGGTCGTCGTCGTGATCCGCGAGGAGATCACCTCCTCCTCAGATCTGGGCAGGCGATGGGCGCTGATCATCGGGATAGAGGACTACGAGGACCCGAACATCGCCGACCTGAGCTACTCGGTGGACGACGCCAAACTGCTTTATGAGATTCTGACCGATCCGAGCAGGGGCGGATTCGATCCGGAATGCGTCCGTCTGCTCACGGACGATGCCGAGGACCCCTCTCTCAAGCCGACCCGTCGTAACATCCTCAGGGCCCTGAAAAATTGGCTGAGCCGGACGAAACCGGAGGATACGGTGCTGTTTTATTTTTCAGGACACGGCGTCGCCGATGAGAGGGGTAGGAACTATCTGGTAGCTATCGATTCGACGCTCGACCTGCTTGAGGACACCGCCGTCTCGATGAGGCGCGTGAACGAGCTTTTAAGCGACAGGAAGGTGATCAAGGCGAGGAAGATCATAGCGATTCTAGATACCTGTCACAGCGGCGCCCGAGTGGGATCAAAGGCGGTGGGCGAGCTCGGACAGGTTCTCGATCCGCTCTTCACCAAAGCAGAGGGGCGAATCACGCTCGCATCCTGCGGCATAGACGAGCAGTCATTTGAAGATCCCCAGAGGGGACACGGTGTCTTTACGTATTACCTCGTCGAAGGGTTGAAAGGGGAGGCGGATGTCGACCTCGACGGGGTGATCTCCGCCACCGAGGTGAGCAACTATGTCTTCAATGCCGTAAGGGAATGGGCATGGCGGCACGGCAGAAAGCAGACACCGCGTCGGGAGTCGAATCTGGCCGGCGAGATCTGGCTTGCGCGGGACCCGAACGTCAGGATGCGAAGGCTGGAGAGGATGCACAAATCAGGAAAGATGACCGATGACGAATACAGCGAGGCGCTAGCCCTGCTCGGGAAAGATCGATCCAAACTGACGGATATCGAGATGACCTGTCTGAGAGCGCTCGAGGACCTGCTTTCCGGTAGGACGACGCTCGAAACCTACAGGCTGATCGTCATGCGAGCGAAGGGGTTGGGGGTTCTCCGGATAGAGACCGACCCGCCGGGAGCTGCCGTTTTCCTGAACGGCAGATATGTCGGGGTCACTCCGAGGAAGGTCAGCGGACAGAGGAAGGGGGAGTATGATCTGGAGCTGACCAAGGATGGGTTCGTTCCGATCAGGATGAAGATCCGGCTCAGGGCCGGGGAGATGAAGAGGATAAACCAGAAGCTCGTGCGTTTCGGTCATGTTCAGGTGGTCTCATCCCCGCGTGGGGCGAAGATCATGCTTGACGGTAAAGACACGGGCAAGCTCACCCCTGCGACGCTTGAGCTTCCCCCCGGAAGATACAGGATAGGCGTCACATTACCCGGCGAGCCTGAGAGAGAGAAGGAGGTTTTAGTCAAATCCGGAAGCTCCGCCGAGGTGAACTTCGACCTGATTCAGAAGGGCTACGGCGAGCTGATAATCGACGCCGATCCGTGGGCGGAGGTCTTCCTAGACGGCAAAAAGGTAGGGTATACGCCCCTTTGGCTCAAGAGGATCACATCTGGAAGACACAAGCTGAGATTCGCCAACCCGAACCATCCTGATATCGAAAGGGAGATCACCCTTAGGAGAGGAGAGGTGGGACGGGTGAAGGTGAAATTTTAA